One region of Chryseobacterium sp. SORGH_AS_0447 genomic DNA includes:
- a CDS encoding response regulator, protein MDFFISNNQSPDQHPTDQLNAFQKKYADLLDFFVFAAAKMANTALCTMSITWKGQEYLLASSDASSSQIYPQNPQFLLNDPTSVHEFENPEFKFHQSYLIPGIEDHLTVHLNLFDREKKSLDTVEEASVNKIVNQVSKWYLGTKKELAETAYALKSEFMANISHEIRTPLNGIIGFTELLLDTSLDQTQKQYLEIINQSGAALYGIINDILDFSKLEKQKLSLKLDKVEVEELVSEAFNIVSYSNTKKHLEMLIDIDDTIPRYIWTDQMRLKQVFVNLLNNALKFTEEGEIVLYAKVLTDLGEGKKRMRFGIRDTGIGINSEKQAEIFNAFSQEDGSVNKKYGGTGLGLTISNQILALAGSVLQVESDQGKGSHFFFDIEFDTEEDEYDLSLTGIKKVLIVDDNENNRRILKRMLERKNIEVVECESGLKALLLIMDKSEFDVIIMDYHMPIMDGIETIRKMKNIIADTTRIAPYIVLYSSSDNNDLQNACDELEIENRLVKPIRMNQMYQVLSTLKSSEKRKPEPIKNVAREVSKREIKILIAEDNAVNLLLTKTHLKDIIPQTLIIEAKDGNEAVEQYQKERPDLIFMDIQMPYLNGIEATQKIRALEKDIEIPIIALTAGSLPGEKEKCMQAGMSDFLTKPLLKQTLIDMIQKWFGI, encoded by the coding sequence ATGGACTTCTTTATCAGCAATAATCAATCGCCGGATCAACACCCTACCGATCAATTAAATGCATTCCAAAAAAAATATGCCGATCTTTTAGATTTCTTTGTGTTCGCGGCTGCTAAGATGGCCAACACAGCGCTTTGTACGATGAGTATTACCTGGAAAGGGCAAGAATATCTTCTGGCTTCCAGTGATGCATCTTCCAGTCAGATATATCCTCAGAATCCTCAGTTTCTTTTGAATGATCCGACCTCGGTTCATGAGTTTGAGAATCCGGAATTTAAATTTCATCAAAGTTATCTGATCCCGGGTATTGAGGATCATCTTACCGTTCATTTAAATTTATTTGACAGGGAAAAGAAAAGTTTAGATACAGTAGAAGAAGCGTCCGTCAATAAGATCGTAAACCAAGTATCAAAATGGTACCTGGGTACAAAAAAAGAGCTGGCAGAAACAGCCTACGCTTTAAAATCGGAGTTTATGGCGAATATAAGCCATGAAATCAGAACCCCGCTCAATGGCATCATCGGTTTTACGGAGCTCCTTTTAGATACCAGCCTTGACCAGACCCAGAAACAGTATTTAGAAATTATCAATCAATCCGGAGCTGCTTTGTACGGCATCATCAACGATATTCTGGACTTCTCAAAATTGGAAAAGCAAAAACTCAGTCTGAAACTTGACAAAGTAGAGGTTGAAGAGCTGGTTTCAGAAGCCTTCAATATAGTCTCGTATAGTAATACTAAAAAGCACCTGGAAATGCTTATCGATATTGACGATACCATACCCCGGTATATATGGACTGACCAGATGCGCTTAAAGCAGGTTTTCGTCAATCTTCTGAACAACGCTTTAAAATTTACCGAAGAAGGCGAGATTGTTTTATATGCTAAAGTTTTAACTGATCTGGGAGAAGGAAAAAAAAGAATGCGGTTTGGTATTCGCGATACAGGTATCGGAATTAACAGCGAAAAACAGGCGGAAATTTTCAATGCGTTTTCACAGGAAGATGGCAGTGTTAATAAAAAATATGGAGGTACAGGTCTCGGACTTACCATTTCAAACCAAATACTCGCGCTTGCCGGCAGTGTTTTACAGGTGGAAAGCGATCAGGGAAAGGGCAGCCATTTTTTCTTTGATATTGAGTTTGATACGGAGGAAGACGAATATGATTTAAGCTTGACTGGTATTAAGAAAGTGCTGATCGTTGACGATAATGAAAATAATCGGAGAATCCTGAAAAGAATGCTGGAACGAAAAAATATTGAAGTCGTAGAATGTGAAAGCGGATTGAAGGCTTTGCTTTTGATCATGGACAAGTCGGAATTCGATGTGATTATTATGGATTATCATATGCCCATTATGGATGGTATTGAAACCATTAGAAAAATGAAAAACATTATTGCTGACACCACTCGTATAGCGCCGTATATTGTTTTATACAGCTCGTCCGACAACAATGATTTGCAGAATGCGTGTGACGAACTGGAAATAGAAAACAGGCTGGTAAAGCCGATTCGTATGAATCAGATGTACCAGGTTTTGTCTACCTTGAAGAGTTCTGAAAAGAGAAAACCGGAGCCGATAAAAAATGTTGCACGCGAAGTAAGTAAGCGCGAAATAAAAATTTTAATTGCTGAAGATAATGCTGTTAATCTACTTCTTACCAAAACGCATTTGAAGGATATTATTCCTCAAACCTTGATCATAGAGGCAAAAGACGGTAATGAAGCAGTTGAACAATACCAGAAAGAGCGTCCCGATCTCATTTTTATGGATATTCAGATGCCTTATCTCAATGGCATTGAAGCAACCCAAAAGATAAGAGCCTTGGAAAAAGACATTGAAATCCCTATTATTGCACTAACGGCGGGAAGTCTTCCCGGTGAAAAGGAAAAGTGTATGCAGGCTGGGATGTCAGACTTTTTGACGAAACCTTTATTGAAACAAACCCTTATTGATATGATTCAAAAATGGTTTGGTATATAG
- a CDS encoding sensor histidine kinase KdpD, whose amino-acid sequence MNDFINELQLKVERLENEINFKNGLISILSHDSKELFGNFLWLIEALEEKTISEEDFFKMLPQVKSDARKNLQTVQDSTAWLKTQYGEFKIKPVKIMVKDLFHHLEEKYAAKLKEKNITFHFKGGQDASLTNDRVLLEYALDKIFNNAVKYSLPGQDIYLESVTKGGQVVLSITDSGTGMNEKYLLTIYTYDNPVFLGTAGEKGVGLSLKIVKHFISLMGGDIDIISSENNGTTVSLFLPNFSE is encoded by the coding sequence ATGAATGATTTTATCAACGAACTCCAATTAAAAGTCGAAAGGCTTGAAAACGAAATCAATTTCAAGAACGGACTGATCTCCATATTATCTCACGACTCAAAAGAACTGTTCGGAAATTTTCTTTGGCTTATAGAAGCGCTGGAAGAAAAAACCATAAGTGAGGAAGATTTTTTTAAGATGCTGCCGCAGGTAAAAAGCGATGCCCGGAAGAATCTGCAAACCGTTCAGGACAGCACGGCATGGCTGAAAACTCAATACGGGGAATTTAAAATCAAACCTGTTAAAATCATGGTGAAGGATCTTTTTCACCATTTAGAAGAAAAATACGCTGCTAAATTAAAAGAAAAAAATATTACATTTCATTTTAAAGGAGGTCAGGATGCATCCCTTACAAATGATCGCGTGTTGCTCGAATATGCTTTGGACAAAATTTTTAATAATGCGGTAAAATACTCACTGCCAGGACAGGACATTTATCTGGAGAGCGTTACCAAAGGTGGTCAGGTCGTACTTTCCATTACTGATTCCGGAACGGGAATGAATGAAAAGTATTTATTGACTATCTATACTTATGATAATCCTGTATTCCTGGGAACTGCGGGTGAGAAAGGCGTTGGATTAAGCCTAAAAATTGTAAAACATTTTATCTCCCTGATGGGTGGAGATATCGACATCATTTCGTCTGAAAATAATGGGACGACTGTTTCCCTTTTTTTACCTAATTTTAGTGAATGA
- a CDS encoding response regulator transcription factor — protein MKNLKSNVRIVVADDHGIVRMGLIQTIKRLMPDAVILEVEDYKSLYKLVLNEQLDLAIMDVNMPNGTVQEAIDYLKIRQPELKILLFSSQDEELYGMRYLKMGAGGYLSKQSSTEAIEAALTAMLSKGRYVSDNVKEAIFLESLHGAAKSSPFEALSDRELQIANKLAEGLPLKEISNQLNLHSSTISTYKNRLFEKLKIKSVPELVEILRIYNP, from the coding sequence ATGAAGAATTTAAAATCAAATGTCCGTATTGTGGTAGCAGATGACCATGGTATTGTCCGAATGGGCCTGATACAGACGATTAAACGACTCATGCCCGACGCCGTAATTTTAGAAGTAGAGGATTATAAATCCCTGTACAAACTCGTTCTGAACGAACAACTGGATCTGGCCATTATGGACGTTAATATGCCAAACGGTACTGTTCAGGAAGCAATAGATTACCTAAAGATTCGCCAGCCTGAATTAAAAATCCTGTTATTTTCTTCGCAGGATGAAGAGCTGTATGGGATGCGTTACCTAAAAATGGGTGCCGGAGGCTATCTCAGCAAGCAAAGTTCCACAGAAGCCATTGAGGCTGCTTTAACGGCAATGCTTAGCAAAGGCCGGTATGTGAGCGATAATGTGAAAGAAGCGATTTTTTTAGAATCATTACATGGTGCGGCAAAAAGTTCTCCTTTTGAAGCATTGTCGGACCGCGAACTGCAAATTGCCAATAAGCTGGCAGAAGGTCTTCCGCTTAAAGAGATTTCCAATCAGCTCAACCTCCATTCATCGACGATCAGCACGTACAAAAACAGGCTGTTTGAGAAGCTGAAAATAAAATCCGTGCCCGAACTGGTGGAGATTTTAAGGATATATAACCCATAA